One part of the Ignisphaera cupida genome encodes these proteins:
- a CDS encoding MBL fold metallo-hydrolase: MVKILFLGVGGWISNPLLGYTSFAVINSKGNWILVEAGEGAYQNIVKCGLKINDNLKGIVISHRHGDHILGLPTILQIAKHLGIKEVTIIGIDDVIEAVSELITASASQNTANIVKAIRLDFGEKIKIDDFEIEFLESVHTIPAASIKIIANGKCIVYSGDTSYNPRLADFARKCDVLIHEVSSYSEEAHKYGHSTYKDAFEIALKSNVKTLVLTHFYQWPQPIKTPIEGSMEILVPHPCQILEI, translated from the coding sequence TTGGTCAAAATACTATTTCTGGGTGTTGGTGGCTGGATATCCAACCCCCTACTTGGCTACACATCATTTGCAGTAATCAATTCAAAAGGTAATTGGATTCTTGTAGAAGCTGGTGAAGGAGCATACCAAAACATAGTAAAGTGTGGACTTAAAATAAATGATAATCTTAAAGGCATAGTCATTTCCCATAGACATGGAGACCACATACTAGGATTGCCAACAATTCTTCAAATAGCTAAGCACTTAGGAATTAAGGAGGTTACTATAATAGGAATAGATGATGTTATAGAAGCTGTTTCAGAACTTATAACAGCTTCAGCATCTCAAAATACAGCAAACATCGTAAAAGCTATTAGACTGGATTTTGGGGAGAAAATAAAAATTGATGATTTCGAAATAGAATTTCTAGAATCTGTTCACACAATACCAGCAGCCTCAATAAAGATAATTGCCAATGGAAAATGCATTGTCTACAGCGGTGACACATCATATAATCCAAGACTAGCTGACTTTGCCAGAAAATGTGATGTGCTCATTCACGAGGTTTCTAGCTATAGCGAAGAAGCCCACAAATATGGCCATAGCACATACAAAGATGCATTTGAGATAGCGCTAAAAAGCAATGTGAAAACATTGGTGCTTACACACTTTTACCAATGGCCTCAGCCAATAAAAACCCCAATTGAAGGCTCCATGGAAATACTTGTTCCACATCCATGTCAAATCCTAGAAATATAA
- a CDS encoding ABC transporter ATP-binding protein — MAIIKVIDVEVRYNSVKALNGVSFEINEGEIVSIVGPNGAGKTTLLKTIDAIVKPTKGSVYIDMKNVFDFSRRELAKMLCLVPQHINIAPGMKVIDFVLTGRRPHIDFMPTKKDVEISINALKSVKAEQFIYRDLTELSSGELQRVLIARALASEPRILLLDEPTANLDLRFQIDILNLIKSLSKEKSLTVIMSLHDLTQAYRFSDKVILMNKGEIYSVGTPEEVLNERIIEEVYGVKVKVDKNLKAIIPLQ; from the coding sequence ATGGCTATAATAAAGGTTATTGATGTTGAGGTTAGATATAACAGTGTTAAGGCTTTGAATGGTGTTTCTTTTGAGATTAATGAAGGAGAGATTGTAAGCATTGTTGGACCTAATGGAGCTGGAAAAACAACACTGCTAAAAACAATAGATGCTATTGTAAAACCCACTAAAGGATCTGTGTACATCGATATGAAAAATGTGTTTGATTTTTCGAGAAGAGAACTTGCAAAAATGCTTTGTCTAGTTCCTCAACATATAAACATTGCACCAGGTATGAAAGTAATAGATTTTGTGTTAACAGGTCGAAGACCACACATAGATTTTATGCCAACTAAAAAAGATGTTGAAATATCTATCAATGCTTTAAAATCTGTGAAAGCAGAGCAATTTATTTACAGAGACTTAACAGAGCTTAGTAGTGGAGAATTGCAAAGGGTTTTAATTGCAAGAGCTTTAGCATCAGAACCTAGGATACTGCTTCTTGATGAGCCCACTGCAAATCTTGATTTGAGATTCCAAATAGATATTCTAAACCTTATCAAAAGTTTAAGTAAAGAGAAATCACTAACAGTAATAATGTCATTGCATGATCTTACACAAGCGTACAGATTCTCGGATAAGGTAATTCTAATGAACAAGGGAGAAATATACTCAGTTGGAACACCAGAGGAGGTTTTAAACGAGAGGATTATAGAAGAGGTATATGGGGTGAAGGTGAAGGTGGATAAGAATTTGAAGGCTATTATACCTTTACAATAA
- a CDS encoding FecCD family ABC transporter permease — protein MYIERIFKERLFFIILSIIILIVLIPISISIGVYKITFIDVIKYIFFQNNMPPDIRDILLFRLRRVLASIAIGFILGGSGAAMQSILRNPMASPFTLGISNAAALGVALALLAGVGGSISRWVILYNNPYVLPIFAFVFAVIQTSIVLLLASRAGLSEKALILAAIAMNFFYQALLSLVQYLLLNELQIALIVFWTFGDVGRVGWVELRILAIGAAIISGYFIAKSIDYDLMVLGDDVAYASGVDAKRVRLETSIVAALGASITTAFSGVIAFLCLVSPHIARLIVGNSHRYLIVQSMLVAAILLIVADAIGRFVLSPIVLPVGITLSLIGSPLLIYLLLRR, from the coding sequence ATGTACATTGAAAGAATATTTAAGGAGAGATTATTTTTTATAATTCTCTCCATAATTATTCTTATAGTTTTAATACCAATATCCATTTCTATAGGAGTTTACAAAATCACTTTTATAGATGTAATCAAGTACATATTTTTCCAAAACAATATGCCACCTGATATTAGAGATATTTTGTTGTTCAGGTTGAGAAGAGTTTTAGCTAGTATTGCAATAGGTTTTATTCTTGGTGGCTCAGGAGCTGCTATGCAGTCAATATTGCGAAATCCCATGGCTTCTCCATTTACGCTTGGAATATCTAATGCAGCTGCACTTGGTGTTGCACTAGCATTGCTTGCTGGCGTTGGTGGTTCTATAAGTAGGTGGGTTATATTGTATAATAATCCATATGTATTACCCATATTTGCATTTGTTTTTGCTGTTATTCAAACATCTATTGTGTTGCTACTTGCATCTAGAGCTGGTTTAAGTGAGAAAGCGCTAATTTTAGCTGCTATAGCTATGAACTTCTTTTACCAGGCACTATTAAGTCTTGTTCAATATCTTTTGCTAAATGAGCTTCAAATAGCCTTAATTGTTTTTTGGACTTTTGGTGATGTTGGAAGAGTTGGTTGGGTTGAGCTAAGAATTTTGGCTATTGGAGCAGCAATTATTTCAGGATATTTTATTGCTAAATCAATAGATTATGACCTCATGGTTTTAGGTGATGATGTTGCTTATGCTAGTGGAGTAGATGCTAAGAGAGTTAGATTAGAAACTTCAATTGTTGCTGCACTTGGAGCATCAATAACAACAGCATTTTCTGGTGTAATAGCTTTTCTATGCCTTGTATCACCACATATAGCTAGGCTTATTGTTGGTAATAGCCACAGATATTTAATTGTCCAGTCAATGCTTGTAGCTGCTATACTACTCATAGTTGCTGATGCCATTGGCAGATTTGTTTTATCGCCAATTGTGTTGCCTGTGGGAATAACACTTTCATTGATTGGCTCACCACTTTTAATATATCTCCTCCTGAGGAGGTGA